In Sparus aurata chromosome 2, fSpaAur1.1, whole genome shotgun sequence, a single genomic region encodes these proteins:
- the il4i1 gene encoding L-amino-acid oxidase isoform X1 — MHRLTTTYETLPLIQVSFSSHSVSLNSREKSRLWGSILKMIPHMALCKFFPLVLVGVVVFAVSGIFGDPLYECLQDTDYSELLGIVDKGLPASKTPRHVAIIGGGIAGLTAAKFLEDAGHKVTIIEASGRIGGRVETFRNRKEGWYAEMGAMRIPSFHKILLSFASKLHISLNPFIEDDINTYYLVNGVLQKTYAVEDNPAVLNYSLNGRERGKSAAQLFSQTLWKVREDLKRMGCSAMLDKYDSYTVKEYLVKEGNLSRGALRMIGDILNENSLFYTSLIEMLYIQSDINDNTEYFEVTDGFDHLPRAFYQLLNATILLNSKVKLINQTGGSKVTVTFQDWRNSGSLTNLTVDYALVTSTAKATLFIDFQPPLSGDKMEALRSVHYASSTKVILSFRDRFWEKESIRGGKSITDRPSRFIYYPSHSFPGTAAGALLASYTCSDDSTLFQGMSEEELMAVVLEDLVKIHGEYIRPLCTGGLVKKWGLDPYSLGAFALFTPYQKGHYARELFQREGRVHFAGEHTATPHGWIETAMKSALRAAKNINLLTV; from the exons ATGCATAGGCTTACAACAACTTACGAGACTTTACCTTTGATACAG GTTTCATTTTCCTCTCACAGTGTCAGTCTCAACAGCAGGGAGAAGTCCAGACTGTGGGGCTCCATACTCAAGATGATCCCTCACATGGCACTGTGCAAGTTCT TTCCTCTGGTTCTAGTCGGGGTTGTGGTTTTTGCTGTGAGTGGGATCTTTGGAGACCCTCTGTACGAGTGCCTGCAGGACACTGACTACAGCGAGCTCCTTGGCATCGTGGATAAAGGTCTCCCTGCCTCTAAGACACCCCGTCACGTAGCAATCATCGGCGGGGGCATCGCTGGACTGACCGCTGCCAAGTTTTTAGAAGATGCCGGACACAAG GTGACCATAATAGAAGCCAGTGGCCGTATTGGAGGCCGGGTGGAGACCTTCAGGAACAGAAAGGAGGGCTGGTACGCTGAAATGGGCGCCATGAGGATCCCAAGCTTTCATAA GATTTTGCTGTCTTTCGCTTCCAAATTACACATTTCGTTAAACCCCTTCATCGAAGACGACATCAACACCTACTATTTGGTTAATGGTGTGCTTCAGAAAACGTACGCTGTGGAAGacaaccctgctgtgctcaactACAGCTtgaatgggagagagagggggaagtcAGCGGCTCAACTTTTCAGTCAGACACTCTGGAAG GTGAGAGAAGACCTGAAGAGAATGGGCTGCAGCGCCATGTTGGATAAATATGATTCCTACACAGTAAAg GAATACCTGGTGAAGGAGGGCAACCTGAGTCGCGGTGCCTTGAGGATGATCGGGGACATCCTGAATGAAAACAGCCTCTTCTACACGTCACTGATAGAGATGCTGTACATACAGTCAGACATCAACGACAACACTGA GTACTTTGAAGTGACAGACGGCTTTGACCACCTGCCGAGGGCTTTCTACCAGCTGTTAAATGCCACCATCCTCCTCAACTCCAAGGTCAAGCTCATCAACCAAACAGGCGGCAGCAAAGTGACGGTCACGTTTCAGGACTGGCGTAATTCAGGCTCCCTGACCAACCTGACAGTGGACTATGCCCTGGTAACATCTACGGCGAAGGCCACCCTCTTCATTGACTTCCAGCCCCCCCTTTCCGGGGACAAGATGGAGGCCCTGCGCTCTGTTCACTACGCCAGCTCCACCAAGGTGATACTCAGCTTCAGGGATCGCTTCTGGGAGAAAGAGAGCATCAGAGGAGGGAAGAGCATCACAGACCGCCCCTCTCGCTTCATCTACTACCCCAGCCACAGCTTCCCCGGTACAGCTGCAGGAGCCCTCCTGGCTTCTTACACCTGCTCCGACGACTCCACGCTCTTCCAGGGGATGAGCGAGGAGGAGCTGATGGCTGTGGTCCTGGAGGACTTGGTGAAGATCCACGGAGAGTACATCAGGCCTCTGTGCACAGGGGGCCTGGTGAAGAAGTGGGGCTTGGATCCTTACAGTCTGGGAGCGTTCGCCCTGTTCACCCCCTACCAAAAGGGACACTATGCCAGAGAactgttccagagggaggggcGGGTGCACTTCGCAGGAGAACACACAGCCACACCACACGGCTGGATTGAAACTGCAATGAAGTCTGCACTCAGAGCAGCCAAAAATATTAACCTCCTTACTGTTTAG
- the il4i1 gene encoding L-amino-acid oxidase isoform X2, whose amino-acid sequence MIPHMALCKFFPLVLVGVVVFAVSGIFGDPLYECLQDTDYSELLGIVDKGLPASKTPRHVAIIGGGIAGLTAAKFLEDAGHKVTIIEASGRIGGRVETFRNRKEGWYAEMGAMRIPSFHKILLSFASKLHISLNPFIEDDINTYYLVNGVLQKTYAVEDNPAVLNYSLNGRERGKSAAQLFSQTLWKVREDLKRMGCSAMLDKYDSYTVKEYLVKEGNLSRGALRMIGDILNENSLFYTSLIEMLYIQSDINDNTEYFEVTDGFDHLPRAFYQLLNATILLNSKVKLINQTGGSKVTVTFQDWRNSGSLTNLTVDYALVTSTAKATLFIDFQPPLSGDKMEALRSVHYASSTKVILSFRDRFWEKESIRGGKSITDRPSRFIYYPSHSFPGTAAGALLASYTCSDDSTLFQGMSEEELMAVVLEDLVKIHGEYIRPLCTGGLVKKWGLDPYSLGAFALFTPYQKGHYARELFQREGRVHFAGEHTATPHGWIETAMKSALRAAKNINLLTV is encoded by the exons ATGATCCCTCACATGGCACTGTGCAAGTTCT TTCCTCTGGTTCTAGTCGGGGTTGTGGTTTTTGCTGTGAGTGGGATCTTTGGAGACCCTCTGTACGAGTGCCTGCAGGACACTGACTACAGCGAGCTCCTTGGCATCGTGGATAAAGGTCTCCCTGCCTCTAAGACACCCCGTCACGTAGCAATCATCGGCGGGGGCATCGCTGGACTGACCGCTGCCAAGTTTTTAGAAGATGCCGGACACAAG GTGACCATAATAGAAGCCAGTGGCCGTATTGGAGGCCGGGTGGAGACCTTCAGGAACAGAAAGGAGGGCTGGTACGCTGAAATGGGCGCCATGAGGATCCCAAGCTTTCATAA GATTTTGCTGTCTTTCGCTTCCAAATTACACATTTCGTTAAACCCCTTCATCGAAGACGACATCAACACCTACTATTTGGTTAATGGTGTGCTTCAGAAAACGTACGCTGTGGAAGacaaccctgctgtgctcaactACAGCTtgaatgggagagagagggggaagtcAGCGGCTCAACTTTTCAGTCAGACACTCTGGAAG GTGAGAGAAGACCTGAAGAGAATGGGCTGCAGCGCCATGTTGGATAAATATGATTCCTACACAGTAAAg GAATACCTGGTGAAGGAGGGCAACCTGAGTCGCGGTGCCTTGAGGATGATCGGGGACATCCTGAATGAAAACAGCCTCTTCTACACGTCACTGATAGAGATGCTGTACATACAGTCAGACATCAACGACAACACTGA GTACTTTGAAGTGACAGACGGCTTTGACCACCTGCCGAGGGCTTTCTACCAGCTGTTAAATGCCACCATCCTCCTCAACTCCAAGGTCAAGCTCATCAACCAAACAGGCGGCAGCAAAGTGACGGTCACGTTTCAGGACTGGCGTAATTCAGGCTCCCTGACCAACCTGACAGTGGACTATGCCCTGGTAACATCTACGGCGAAGGCCACCCTCTTCATTGACTTCCAGCCCCCCCTTTCCGGGGACAAGATGGAGGCCCTGCGCTCTGTTCACTACGCCAGCTCCACCAAGGTGATACTCAGCTTCAGGGATCGCTTCTGGGAGAAAGAGAGCATCAGAGGAGGGAAGAGCATCACAGACCGCCCCTCTCGCTTCATCTACTACCCCAGCCACAGCTTCCCCGGTACAGCTGCAGGAGCCCTCCTGGCTTCTTACACCTGCTCCGACGACTCCACGCTCTTCCAGGGGATGAGCGAGGAGGAGCTGATGGCTGTGGTCCTGGAGGACTTGGTGAAGATCCACGGAGAGTACATCAGGCCTCTGTGCACAGGGGGCCTGGTGAAGAAGTGGGGCTTGGATCCTTACAGTCTGGGAGCGTTCGCCCTGTTCACCCCCTACCAAAAGGGACACTATGCCAGAGAactgttccagagggaggggcGGGTGCACTTCGCAGGAGAACACACAGCCACACCACACGGCTGGATTGAAACTGCAATGAAGTCTGCACTCAGAGCAGCCAAAAATATTAACCTCCTTACTGTTTAG
- the timm8b gene encoding mitochondrial import inner membrane translocase subunit Tim8 B: MAEAAAAAVCAPSCDVYISGRYLTLLQRSLLVKPKVTSPPLAARQREYRGFLRPFNDTMDGFDNLNASEKAEATELQRMIAIEQQKAQFQAQVHTFTDVCWDKCVDSPGSKLDYRTETCLQSCVERFIDTTLTITNRFTQMVQKGAH; encoded by the exons ATGGCGGAGGCAGCAGCCGCCGCGGTGTGCGCCCCGTCATGTGATGTGTACATCAGCGGACGGTATCTCACGCTGCTGCAGCGCTCACTGCTGGTGAAACCGAAGGTCACATCGCCTCCTCTAGCGGCTCGTCAGCGGGAATACAGAGGCTTCCTGCGACCGTTCAACGACACCATGGACGGGTTTGATAATCTCAACGCGTCGGAGAAAGCCGAGGCGACGGAGCTTCAGCGTATGATCGCTATAGAGCAGCAGAAAGCGCAGTTCCAGGCCCAG GTGCACACTTTCACTGACGTCTGCTGGGACAAGTGTGTGGACAGTCCAGGCTCCAAGCTGGACTACCGGACAGAGACGTGTCTGCAGAGCTGTGTTGAGCGCTTCATCGACACCACCCTGACCATCACCAACCGCTTCACACAGATGGTGCAGAAGGGCGCTCATTAA